CCGCGACGGCGATGACGCGGGCGGCGAAGGGGATGGCGGCGCCGCCGAGCTTGTCGGGGTAGCCGCCGCCGTCCCAGCGTTCGTGGTGGTGGCGAACGCCCGGAGCGAGGTCGGTCAGGCCGTGCTCTACGACGAGACGCTCGCTCGCTTGAACGTGCAAGTTTACGAAGAGGCGTTCGTGGGCGGTGAGGTCGCCGGGTTTCGTCCAAAGTTCGAGCGGCCAAGTGGTCTTGCCGACGTCGTGCAGCAAGGCTGCCCAGCGCAAACGCAGCAAGTCCGCGCCCCGCAGGCCGAGACGGCGAGCGACGTGCGCGGCGAGATCGGCGACGCGCTCACCGTGCCACGCGAGGTCGGGCGCGTAGGCGGAGGCGCGTTCGGCGAGATCCGCCACGCGCGAGGAAACGGCGAGGGGATCGCCGAGATCGATGGAAGTGTCGTGACTCATGCGTTCCTTTCAATCCGCTCATCGTTCGAGCGTCGCGAGGATGAGGATGCGCCACGGAAGATGATCGGAGCATGACGTGACGTCACCGCGCGCCTCGCTCTTCGGGTAGACTTGCTCTCGACGATGTCGGAGACGAACGATTCGGCTTACAAACGCGCGGGCGTCGACATCGACGCGGGCGCGCGCGCGGTGGATCTCATGCGAGCGGCGGTCGCTCGAACGCACACGAAGGACGTTCTGGCAGGCTTGGGAAGCTTCGGCGGATTGTTCCGGGCGTCCGCTCTCGCCGCCATGGAGGACGCCGTGCTCGTGGCGAGCACGGACGGCGTCGGAACGAAAACCAAGGTCGCGTCACGCGTGGGGCGGTACGACGGACTCGGGCACGACATCGTGAACCACTGCGTGAACGACATCCTCGTTCAGGGCGCTCGACCGCTGTTCTTCTTGGACTACGTGGCGATGGGCAAGCTCGTGCCCGAGACGGTCGCGGCGTTCGTGACGGGCGCCGCGCGCGCGTGCGAAGCCCTCGGCGTGGCGCTGCTCGGCGGCGAGACGGCGGAGATGCCGGGCGTGTACGTGGAAGGCGAGTTGGACGTCGTCGGCACGATCGTGGGCGCCGTGGACCGACCCAAGCTCGTGGACGGCTCGCGGCTTTCGGCGGGCGACGTGATCGTGGCGCTGCCGAGCGCGGGCTTGCACACGAACGGGTACAGCCTCGCGCGCTCGGCCCTCGCCCTGCTGGACTGGAACGAGGTGAGAGCGGACCTCGGCACGTCGATCTCGGACGCCCTGCTCGTCGCGCACCGCTCGTACCTCGCGGCGTTCGACGCCCTGACGAGCGCGGGCGTGGACGTGCGCGGCATGAGTCACATCACCGGGGGCGGCCTCGTGGACAACCCGCCGCGCGTGCTTCCGCAGGGCCTCGGCATCGTGTTCCGCGAAGGCAGCTGGGAGATTCCACCGCTGTTCACCCTCATCGAACGCGAAGGCGGCGTGTCGCGCGGCGAGGCGTACCGAGCGCTCAACATGGGCGTGGGCTTTTTGTTCATGCTGCCCGCCGACGAGGTGTCGGCGGCATTGAGCGCGTTGAGAAGCGCGGGCGAGACGCCGTTCGTGATCGGCGAGGTGGAGGCGGGATCGGGCGTGCGCTTCGCGGCGAGCGAGGCCGCTTCGTGACCGCACACCGAGCTCCGACCGGCTTCGACCTTCCCGACCGCGAGCACGTGACGGAGTTTTGGATGGTGCGCCACGCGGAAACCGAGTGGAACTCGGTGGGCCGCTACCAAGGGCAGGCGGACGTTCCGTTGTCGCAGGCGGGCCGCGAGCAGGCGGCGCGCCTCGCCGGACGCCTCGCCGGAGAGCAC
This genomic window from Deinococcus yavapaiensis KR-236 contains:
- a CDS encoding HD-GYP domain-containing protein encodes the protein MSHDTSIDLGDPLAVSSRVADLAERASAYAPDLAWHGERVADLAAHVARRLGLRGADLLRLRWAALLHDVGKTTWPLELWTKPGDLTAHERLFVNLHVQASERLVVEHGLTDLAPGVRHHHERWDGGGYPDKLGGAAIPFAARVIAVADVYDVLCHGRPYRRALDERAALAELRRCAGTQFDPRCVDALVETVTGGARRHLAAPTLLPVT
- the purM gene encoding phosphoribosylformylglycinamidine cyclo-ligase, whose protein sequence is MSETNDSAYKRAGVDIDAGARAVDLMRAAVARTHTKDVLAGLGSFGGLFRASALAAMEDAVLVASTDGVGTKTKVASRVGRYDGLGHDIVNHCVNDILVQGARPLFFLDYVAMGKLVPETVAAFVTGAARACEALGVALLGGETAEMPGVYVEGELDVVGTIVGAVDRPKLVDGSRLSAGDVIVALPSAGLHTNGYSLARSALALLDWNEVRADLGTSISDALLVAHRSYLAAFDALTSAGVDVRGMSHITGGGLVDNPPRVLPQGLGIVFREGSWEIPPLFTLIEREGGVSRGEAYRALNMGVGFLFMLPADEVSAALSALRSAGETPFVIGEVEAGSGVRFAASEAAS